From the Nostoc sp. PCC 7107 genome, the window GCTACAAAACCGTCGTCGGGATTTTGCGTTAGGTATTGCGGATGGATTAGCTTCTTGGAGTCGGGTAATTGACCCCACACCAGGAACCCCAACTGAACCAACTTATCCATCTATCAATATCAACATCAACGGTCAGAATTACTCAGAACAAGGAATATTAGTCAATGGTAATGCTTATATTCCCATTGATTTAGTAGATCGGTTGCGGATTGACTTAACAACAGCACAGAATGTCAACCGGATTACCTACCGCAGAGTAGTGTATGTCAAAGCGGTTGAATTACGTGATTTTAATATTTCTGTTGCGTGGGATGGGGGAACGCGCACTGTTAACTTACGTTCCATTTTAGTAATTTGCAAAGGTCAAATGGATCAAATTATTTCCCGTGGAAATACCTCAGAAGTGCAGCTACAACTATTTTTGCGAAATAACAATGACAATGCTGTAGTCAAATTTCCAGACTTACCAAAACTTTATCGAGAAGAAGCCTCAATCGAAGGTGTCAACTATGATATTGCTTTTTGCCAAATGTGTTTAGAAACCGGATTTTTACGCTTTGGTGGTGATATTAGAGCAGAACAAAATAACTTTGCTGGACTTGGGAGTATTGGTGGTGGTGCAGCCGCAGCTGCGTTTGAAAATGCCAGAATTGGAGTTAGGGCGCATATTCAACATTTAAAAGCTTACGCCAGTTTAGAACCTTTGGTGAACGAAGTTGTTGACCCCAGATTTCGCTTTGTGACTCGCGGAATTGCGCCGTTAATTAGTCAACTTTCTGGTCGTTGGTCAGCGGATTTAGACTATGGTGCGAAAATTATCGCTATGTTGCAACGGTTATACGAATCAGCCGGATTAATGTAATTGTGAGATATCCTCTGATACTGCTATAAAATAGCGATCGCGTCCCTGTTGTTTGGCATTATACAGGGCTTGATCTGCTAAAGCGATGAGTATATCTGGCTTGATCTCCCAAGTGGGGATAAGAGAAGTAACCCCCAAACTCACAGTGACGATATTCTCGACATCAGACTGTACATGAGGAATAGCCAGAACATGAATTGCTTGCTGAATACTTTGCGCTACGTTTATTGCTCCTGCTAAGTCAGTATTTGGGAGGAGTATCGCAAATTCTTCTCCACCATAACGCGCTACAAGATCAGCAGGACGACGAACTGTCTGTTGAACAGTTTGCGCTACTCTGATGAGACAATCATCGCCTGCAAGATGACCATAGTAATCGTTGTAAAGTTTGAATTTATCAACATCAAATAATATCAGCGAGAGGGGTTGTTGTTCTCGTGTGAGAAGTTTCCATTCTGCTTGTAGTCGTCCATCTAAGCAGCGACGGTTAGCCACCTGAGTTAAACCATCTAGATTTACGAGTTTTTCTAGTTTCTGATTGGCATCTTCGGCTGTTTCTTTAGCAATTACTAACTCGGCGGTTCTCTCTTGTACTCGTTGTTCCAAAGTTGCCAAAGATGTTTGTAACTGAAGTGCCATATTATTAAATGATTTTGCCAGTTGACCGATTTCGTCTTTGGAGTTGACTTTGGCGCGGATATCTAAGTTACCTGCACTAAATTGGAAGACGATATTGGTAAGATAAATGATTGACTGTGTTAGCATTTGCCCAATCACAAAAGCAATAATTGTCACGATTGAAGCAATCAATGCAAATAAAAACATTGTGTCACGAATTTGCTTTTCTACAGGTGCTAAGGCAACAGCACGAGGTTGTGCGAATAATACAGACCAAGGTTTATATTTTAAATGCGCGATCGCAATCATATTAACCTGATTCCCTGTTGTTGACAGACCAGCAGTTAAATATAACTGTTGATTATCCAAAGCTTGCTTAAGTTTTAACTCATTAGTTGCCAATTTTGGAATAGGATCATTAGACAAACGCCCTTCAATTTGCAGTTGACTAACAACATCTAAAGGCAGCGGTACAATCGAGTGAAAAACTAGCTCTGGTGCAGTACTATGTGCTAAATAAATATTATTTTCATCTAAAAGAATCGCCAAGGATTTATTCCCAGTCTGTTTAGTTTCTCTAGTTACCAACTGCTGAATGACTGTAGCATTGTATGAAACACGCAATACACCCAAGATGTCTCCCTTGGCATTGCGAACTGGACTACTAAAAAAGATGCTAACAAGGTCATGAATTTTTGGCGATCGCTTCATGCTAGAAACAAAAGGTAGTTTAGTTTGCAGTGGTTCCTTAAAATAATCTTGTTTTGATTCATCTGTACTAATGTCCAGTGTATTTGTTGTATTCAAAACATTTTTTCCGTTTAAGTCGAGCAAAGAGTATGAGAGAATATTGAGCAGATCTTTGCGACTGAGCCGGCTTAATGTTTCTGTTGCTAATTGCTTTTCGGGGCTATTATCTCGCTCTTTTGGAGTTAAGCTGAGGTAGCCTGCCAAGCCTGGTAAAAGTGCTTCTACACGCACAGCATTCAAATTTCTATCAATAAAAGCATCTATTCTGTTACTGGTTTGGTTGGCCGCCGCAGATAGGGCTTGTTGAACGTTTTCAGTTAGGGCTTTTTCAGTTGTTTCTTTGTTGATAAATGCCAATAACAGCAGCGGAATCAAAGCAACAACAAGAAATGAGGCGATCAACTTTGGCCGGATGCTGCCCAAAAAAAAGTGCTGCATGGCTCTAAACTAGGAAGCAGGATTTAAAAAGGAAGAATTAAACAAACTTTTTAGCTCAGGAAGGCGCGTCATGCTGCCAGCACGAATAAAAAAATCTGCATATATTTTGGCAGTTTTGTATATAGAGTTAGGGCTACTAGATAGAAATAATTTTTCATTTGCACCTAAGTCACTTAGGTTTATTCCCGCTAGAGAGATTGTATTGTTAGGAATTTTTAACACACTGCTGATGATAGCATTTCCTTCCTGAACATTTGCTTTCCAGTAGTTTGATGCTTGCAACCATCCTTGCACAAATCCACGAATATCGTTAGGGCGATCGCGAATTATATCACCTCGAAAAACAATCATATCTAAAATTAAACCAGGGGTTTGTTTGCTGGTAAATAGAATATCTTCCCCTAATTTAATCGCTTCAGAAAGATGAGGTTCCCAAGTATGTCCAGCTTGAATAATATTATTTTTTAGGTTTTGAGGAATGTCTAAAGCTTCTAATTGCACTAAGTTCACATCATCGCTGCTTAAGTTGGCACTTTTCAACATCTCGATCACGAAAACCTCGCTAAAACCGCCGAGATTTGCACCTAGTTTTTTCCCTCTTAAGTCAGCCACGCTTTTAATTTGTGGTTGAGCGACTACCACATCTGCACCTGTTGATTCATCTATCACAACAACGCCTTGTATATCTGGATTTGTGGCACTCAAGATGATAAAACTTCCTAAAGATAACGAAATACCATCATACTTACCCGCACTGAAATTTGCTGCTTCTAATCGGGTGTATGGTTTAGAAATTAGTTCTACATCGACCCCTTGGGCTTTGAAGAATCCTTTTTCTTTAGCAATTATGCCTGGATACTCTCCCACAAAAGAGCCAAATTGCACTTTCAAAGGAGGGCGTTTTAATTCAGTTGGTACTGAACCATGACAAGCAAATAGCAAACAAGCTGTAATCAGAAAAATACTCGCATATCTCAGCAGTTTAAACATAAAAGCCATCGAAATCGAGAGGTGACGATGCGCCTGTAGTATGGGCTGTAAAATTTGCGGCAATGATTTTTTTTGCTTGTTCAACACTGCCATTGTCAAAGGCTTGGTAAAATTCCAGGGCAATGGCTTTGTTTTGTGCGGTAGACATGGTTAGAGTCCTGACAGGATATTAAGCATTTAAATACCCTTATATTTACCCACAGTCAAGCGTAAATACTATTAAAATCGCTGACCTATACCTAGATGCACTTTACTTTCTCCTTGGTCGTTAACGCCGTAGTCAGCCCGAATTAGTCCTAGTGGGGAATCTAAGCGCACACCTGCACCATAGCCAAAGCCGTAACCGGGTTTATCACGCGCACCAGCGGGGTCTCCTAAAACGGTGCTACCAGAACCTAAGTCTGAGCCGAAGTCGGCAAATAACACACCGCCAACTATGGGTAGGATGGGAAAGCGATATTCAGCGGAAGCTAAAACATAACTGCGTCCACTCCCAACTTTCCCGCCATCGTAACCGCGTATGGAGTTGGAACCACCTAAATTAAAGGCTTCGTAAGGTGGTAAATCGCCAATGACTGTACCTGCTTGGACGTTTAAAGCGAATACTTGCGGTTGTTTACTGTCATATACCTTGACTGGTACATATTGGCTGAAATTGGCGGTGACGCGGTTGAGGGAAATATTACCTTGACCGACGGGTATAGATTGTTCTGTACTCAATTTTAGTAAGGAACCTTGAGTGGGGTTGAGTGGGTTATTTCTGTTGTCTTTAGCAGCTGTGAAAGATACGGTAGTCAAGTCATCAATACCTGTACCACTGGCGGATAGGGGGTTATTTTGGGCATCGGTGGCGGTAACATTACCTTGGCGATCGCGGATTGTGGTTCTGGTATAATTCAATCCGAGAGAAGCATCCCAGCCGTCAATCGGTCTTTGCAAGCTGACACTCCCGCCAATTTGCCCTTCTCGCACTTTATCACCGTTAGCTAATTTGATGGTGTCGTCAAAGGTTTCAGAAAGTTCTTGGCGACGGAAGCCGTTAACGGTGTAACCTAAGCTGTCAGGATTGTTGGGGCGATAAGGGTTGATTAATTTTCCATCTAATTGCAAATCACGGCTACTAACACCCACATTCAAATTTAAAATATTGTTTTTCCCGGCAACATTTTGGTCTTGATAATTAACAGTACCAACAATTCCTTGATCGGCGTTATAACTCCCACCTAAGTTAATTGCCCGCGCGCCATTTTCTTTGAGTTCATAAACTAAATTTAACTTAGTTGCATCGCCTTCTAAAGCAACATTCACGCTGGAAAATAAGCCTGTGCGATATAGTTGCTGAATATCTTGCTGAACTAATTTTTCTTGAAAGATTTGCCCAGATTTGAGTTGAATTTGCTGGCGTAAAAAGTCTGGTTTGGTGCGTCCACTTACAGGATTACCTTTGCTATCAACGGTTTGACCTTCGTCGTTGACAAAGCGAAATTTAATCTCACTTACCAAACCTTCAGCAACGTTAATGTTCAGAATTCCCTCACGGCTGGGTTTAATTGATAGCAACCGCGCCAAGTTATAACCGTTGTCGGTGTACCATTTGTTGGTCTGTTCCACAGCTTTTTGCAATCCGGCGGGACTGATGGCGCTGTTGAATTGGGGTTGGAATCGTTCAAGGACTACTGGATAAGTTAGTACTTTAGCACCGGAAAGTTGCAGCGATCGCACTATGACTGGTTGCACTTGATAAGTTACACTCAACCCTGTAGCGGTGGTACGGCTATTGACATTGGCCGTGGTAAATAAACCAGTTTCTAAAATTGCGGCGACATCTTGTTGTAATTGGTTTTGGCTGGTGTCTCCCCCAGACTGGGTTTTGATAACTCGGCGGACAATTTCTTGTAATTCGGGAGTTGCGCCTACTATTTGTACATCTGTCGCTGTGACGACTAAGTTATTGTCTGTTGGTAAAGATGGCGTAAGTTTCACGGTAGTATTACTCTGATTAACTGGAGTTAGTACTACTGGCGAATTTTTGTTAATACCTTTGGTATTTGAGGAAAACTGTGGCACTATGACAGTCTCCGGTAATGAAATTGCTTCTACTCTTGTGGGGGTTTCTTCAATTACCGGAACCACTACATCTTTTTTAGTTTCGTTGGCTGAGGTAGTTGGTGCAGCTAGGGCTTGTTGTGTCACATTACTAGCCGCTAAAGTAGCTAAAGTTAAAATTGCTGTTTTAGAAATTTGCATAACAAATAATTACTAATTCGTAATTCGTAATTAAAGGATGTAGGCTTACGCCACTGGCTGAGTAAAAATAGCCGTGGTTCCCTCAATTTATTGACGGAAGTAATAAGCTTTAAGCCCTTAGCTAACTTCTATGGGTTAATTACGAATTATCAATTACAAATTATCTTGACAGTTAATCTTGATGTTTTGTTTCTTATGAGTCAGTCATCATCTACAAGTTCTCGGTTACGCTTACTGGTTTTAAGCAACGGTCATGGCGAAGATATAATTGCAGTGCGAATTTTGCAAGCATTTCAGGAACAATCAAACCCACCAGAAATTTTTGCTTTACCGTTGGTGGGAGAAGGACACGCTTATCAAAATTTGGGTATTCCTTTGATTGGTTCAGTGCGGACGATGCCTTCTGGTGGTTTTATATATATGGATAACCGTCAACTGATGCGAGATGTGCGCGGTGGTTTAGTACAGTTGACTCTCAGCCAAATTCAAGCAATGCGGCGATGGGTGAGTTCTCAAAAAAAATCAGGTAAGCCAGTGGGGGTTTTAGCGGTAGGTGATATTGTCCCGCTTTTGTTTGCCTATTTTAGTGGCGCGAATTATGCTTTTGTCGGCACGGCGAAATCTGAGTATTATGTGCAAGATGAAACAGGATTGTTACCACGTAAATCAAAATCTGCGCGTTGGGAAAATTTTTCTGGTTCAATTTACCATCCTTGGGAACGTTGGTTGATGAGTCGTCGCCTTTGTCGGGCGGTGTTTCCCAGAGATGCTTTGACTACGGAGATATTAAAACAATGGCCGATTCCCGCGGTTGATGTGGGGAACCCAATGATGGATGGTTTAGTGCCAAGCTTTGGGATGCAACGATTTTATACTGCGGATACCCAACAAAAAGAACTTGCACGACCACTAGTTGTTACCCTACTTCCTGGTTCTCGCCCGCCAGAAGCTTATCACAATTGGCAAGTAATTCTAGAAGCTGTATCTGCAATGCTGGCGAGTCTTCAAGAGCGTGATGCAGTCGGGCATAGTTCTGGTAATGTGGTGTTTTTAGCAGCGATCGCACCCAGTCTCGATACCAGTCAATTAACTTCTAGCTTACAGGTTCAAGGTTGGCAACCCCACACGGAATCCCCAATTTCTCTACCTGATGTCAATACTTTAATCTTTAAGCAACGCAATGCCTATTTACTCATTTCTCAACAAGCTTATAACGATTGTTTGCATTTGGGAGATGTGGCGATCGCAATGGCGGGGACAGCTACTGAACAATTTGTTGGTTTAGGCAAGCCAGCGATCGCTATTCCCGGTCAGGGGCCACAATATAATTATGCTTTTGCTGAAGCCCAAAGCCGTCTTTTAGGAGATTCTTTAATTTTAATTGAAAAGCCAGTCCAAGCAGCGAAGGTGATGCGATCGCTGCTCCAAAATCCTGACAGATTACAAATCATCGCTGAGAATGGCTTGCGGCGCATGGGTCAACCAGGGGCTGCACGACGAATTGCTGATTGTTTAGCCGAAAGATTAGTTTTAAAAAGCAAAAAGTAAAAAGGTAAAAGATTCTCTGGTTTAAGAGTAAAGTGCTGATTTTTAAGCATAAACCCAGCAACTACCCGACTGGAAGCCGCGTTACGTCTACAAGGCTCAAATCAATCAACCCTGTTCTACCTATGTAACTACAGCTATAACCTTTGCCTTTTGCTTTTTAACTTTTAACTTCTCTATGCAACTAACCCAGAACGTAAAGCACGCACGGCGGCTTGGGTACGGTCATCAGCGCAGAGTTTATTTAAGATATTGCGGACGTGGGTTTTCACTGTCCCAACGGTGATATATAGTTTCTCGGCGATTTGACCATTGCTGCATCCAGCAACGATTAATTCTAAAATTTCTAATTCTCGTTGGGTGAGAGGATAGGTTTCTAGAACTTGCTCGTATTCTGTGGCTAATGCTTCAATTTTCACTGTCTTGGGCTGATCACCTTTTTGGTTTTCCCCTGGTATACCTTGACGCATTTTGCGTAATACCACATTGGCGATCGCCGGATCAATCCAAGAGTTACCACCGTGAGTTGCTTGGATGGCCTCTGTTAACTTACTAATGCTGGTTTCTTTCATGTAATAAGAGTCTGCACCCGCCGCAAACGCCGCCAATACTGCATCCTCTGTATGATCCATTGTCAATATCAGGATTTTGGTGGCTGTTTGTCCTGTCTCAGCTTGATAACGTCTATATTTACGGGTGAGTTCAATCCCATCCATGTCAGGTAAGCCAATGTCTACCACTGCTACATCTGGCTTGGCTGTTTCTAATAGTTTCATTCCTTGGGTGGCATTTGCTGCTTCCCCAATTACTTTTAATCCGCTGTGAGACTGCAATGCAGCCTTCAGACCCATTCTGGTTAGATCGTGATCCTCAATTAAAATAATGCTGATTTCATTCATTGCTCAACTCACTCTTCATTGATTGCGTCTTCTCAAGCACCGCTTTTGTAAGCCACTTTATCTATGTTTTCCCAAACCAAAGATAGATGATCTTGCAAAGGGCTTGCATCCACCGATAGAAGTAGGATTCTTCAATTTTTTCAAATAGATAGATTTAAATATCTAGCCAGAGATATATAGATATTGTACGACCAAATATGGAATATTTGTGGCAATTTATCGCTTTTACCAACTTTTAGTGATGATTGGCAAAATAGTAAATCTTGCCAATATTCAATCATAATTGATAGCTCAAAAACTGAACAAAATGGATAAATTAGAAAAACTTGAAATTGCCTTAGCCAAAAATCAACACTTGCAATTTCTCAAAAATATCTTGCCTGAGACTATCAAATTCATCGGATTAATGCAACAGGAGGGCAATCTCCTAGGAATTAATCAGTCAGCGTTAAATTTTTGTGGATTGACTAGCAGCGATGTACTGGGTAAACCTTTATGGGAAGCTTGCTGGTGGCATAACTCTCAGGCAGCCCAAGAAGCCATAAAAATAGCCGTTGCTTGTGCTGCCGCAGGTGAATCTGTACATTACGAAGTTGAAATATTAGGGGCAGGCGATCGCTTATTAACCTTTAATTTTTTCATTAAGCCGATCACTAATCAACAAGGACAAATTATTTTTTTAATTTTGCCAGGCCAAAATCTGCCTGACTCGCAAACTGGTTATGATCAATCTGCTGCTTCATTACCGCATCACTCGCGCCTTGATGGTCAAGTAAAGATTTGTCCAACAGACCAAGGTAGCCACTACAAATTTACTGTTGACGATGATGAACCTGGTATTGCCCCAGAATATCAGCAGAAAGTGTTTAGCATCTTCCAAACTTTAACAGCCCGCGATCGCCAGGAAAACACAGGCATTGGATTGGCGATCGGGAAAAAAATTGTGGAAACAGAAGGCGGTACGATCAGTTTAGATTCAAACTCTGCTATCGGCAGTAGTTTTCACTTCATTTGGAAGAAGCAATCAGAAAAGTAAAACTGCTTAAGCTGAGGGGGCAGAATATTTGTTTACAAATCTCACTAATGGCTGAGGACAGGCATTAACATGCTCATTTACAATAATAGTTAGCTTAATCAGGCTTTTTTTGTTGATGATTATACAGTTATTAATTACTAATTTTGAAAATATCATAAGTAATTAAATGCTAATAATCAGATTTATTTTAATTAGTGATTTATTTGCCAAAAACAAAGTTTCCATTCATTTCATAAAAACATGTTAGTAAGAGTCATTAATATATTATTTAGTGGAGGACGATGAAGTTGATATGGAAAGTGTGTGAACCACCTTAATTCACTAAAAATTGATAGGAGATATGTACAACAGAGGAGGTAATAAATATAAAGCCAGCTAAAATAATTGAAGATTGAGAACCTTCTGCAAGATAATTCCCAAATCGGGATATTATTAATGAATAGACAAATGTCCCTAAGATATAATATTTTGTTAAATTTCTATATCCAAACATTTAACTCAACTCTCAAACTTTTTATTTGGATAGCTTGAAAATAAAAATGATATACATCAAATCGCATTGGACAGCGAAAATAAAAGCAAATGGAAGAAACGCTGAGAATTTTGGTTGTAGACGATGATGAAGTAGACCGGATGGCAGTACGCCGCGCCTTGATACAAGCAGGTGTCAAAATGGAACTGTCGGAGGCTGGTAATGGCCATGAAGCACTACTCGCTTTGACAACTACCACATTTAACTGTGTTTTCCTCGATTATCGCCTACCTGATCAAGATGGCTTAACACTGATTCACAGGGTACACGCATCGGAAATCAAAGTTCCTTTAGTTGTTTTGACAGCACAAGGAGATGAACAAATTGCTGTAGAATTGATGAAAGCTGGTGCTACAGACTATCTTTCTAAATCACGCGTATCTTCAGAAACATTGGCACAAGTTTTACGCAATGCTATGCGAGTATATAGTGCCGAAATGCAAGCAAATTTAGCACTCCAACAGTTAAAAGAAAGTCACGAGCAACTCATCCGCAAAAATCACGAACTCGAAAGACAACGGCAACAAATTCAACTGCAAAACTTCAAGTTAATCGAAGCATCAAGACTAAAAACGCAATTTTTAGCTACGATGTCTCATGAATTGCGAACACCAATGAATGCGATTATTGGATTTTCGCAAATATTATTGCGGCCAAAATTTGGTCAACTAACACCTCAACAAACCGATATGGTTGAGAGAATTTTGAATAACGGCAAGCATTTATTGATGTTATTAAATGAAGTGCTTGACTTTTCTAAATTGGAGGCCGGAAGATTAGAATTAAAGTCCGAATTATTTGATTTAACGAAAATAGTCAATGCAACTGTTACCGAGATGCAATCTCTAGCGGAAGCTAAAAAATTAGCTTTGCAAATAGAGATAAATTTAGAAAATCCTTGGGTATTTAACGATTCAATACGTGTACGCCAAATATTAGTCAATTTGCTATCAAATGCGATTAAGTTTACCGAAACAGGTTCTATTGCGGTAGAAATCAAAGAACTTCCTGATAGTCGGATAGAGATCGCAGTTCGTGATACAGGTATTGGGATAGCACCTAAAGACTTTCAACACATTTTTGAAGCCTTTCGCCAAGTCGATCAAAGCCTGACGCGGAAATATCCGGGTACAGGATTGGGTTTAGCCATTGTCGATTCCTTAGTCAGGATGATGCGTGGCACAATCTTTATCGAGAGCGAATTAGGAGTTGGTTCGATGTTTAAAGTTGAACTACCACGACAAATATTATCCCAAGATGCAGCCGGAAACATCCCGGCTTTAAATGTTGATGGTGAAAATATTTTTTTCTCGGCTCATAACCCCCATCAATCTTCTCCTCAATCCCGTCGCTCATCGATGAGGTATCCTCACCTA encodes:
- a CDS encoding outer membrane protein assembly factor, whose product is MQISKTAILTLATLAASNVTQQALAAPTTSANETKKDVVVPVIEETPTRVEAISLPETVIVPQFSSNTKGINKNSPVVLTPVNQSNTTVKLTPSLPTDNNLVVTATDVQIVGATPELQEIVRRVIKTQSGGDTSQNQLQQDVAAILETGLFTTANVNSRTTATGLSVTYQVQPVIVRSLQLSGAKVLTYPVVLERFQPQFNSAISPAGLQKAVEQTNKWYTDNGYNLARLLSIKPSREGILNINVAEGLVSEIKFRFVNDEGQTVDSKGNPVSGRTKPDFLRQQIQLKSGQIFQEKLVQQDIQQLYRTGLFSSVNVALEGDATKLNLVYELKENGARAINLGGSYNADQGIVGTVNYQDQNVAGKNNILNLNVGVSSRDLQLDGKLINPYRPNNPDSLGYTVNGFRRQELSETFDDTIKLANGDKVREGQIGGSVSLQRPIDGWDASLGLNYTRTTIRDRQGNVTATDAQNNPLSASGTGIDDLTTVSFTAAKDNRNNPLNPTQGSLLKLSTEQSIPVGQGNISLNRVTANFSQYVPVKVYDSKQPQVFALNVQAGTVIGDLPPYEAFNLGGSNSIRGYDGGKVGSGRSYVLASAEYRFPILPIVGGVLFADFGSDLGSGSTVLGDPAGARDKPGYGFGYGAGVRLDSPLGLIRADYGVNDQGESKVHLGIGQRF
- a CDS encoding response regulator transcription factor, producing the protein MNEISIILIEDHDLTRMGLKAALQSHSGLKVIGEAANATQGMKLLETAKPDVAVVDIGLPDMDGIELTRKYRRYQAETGQTATKILILTMDHTEDAVLAAFAAGADSYYMKETSISKLTEAIQATHGGNSWIDPAIANVVLRKMRQGIPGENQKGDQPKTVKIEALATEYEQVLETYPLTQRELEILELIVAGCSNGQIAEKLYITVGTVKTHVRNILNKLCADDRTQAAVRALRSGLVA
- a CDS encoding diguanylate cyclase, whose amino-acid sequence is MQHFFLGSIRPKLIASFLVVALIPLLLLAFINKETTEKALTENVQQALSAAANQTSNRIDAFIDRNLNAVRVEALLPGLAGYLSLTPKERDNSPEKQLATETLSRLSRKDLLNILSYSLLDLNGKNVLNTTNTLDISTDESKQDYFKEPLQTKLPFVSSMKRSPKIHDLVSIFFSSPVRNAKGDILGVLRVSYNATVIQQLVTRETKQTGNKSLAILLDENNIYLAHSTAPELVFHSIVPLPLDVVSQLQIEGRLSNDPIPKLATNELKLKQALDNQQLYLTAGLSTTGNQVNMIAIAHLKYKPWSVLFAQPRAVALAPVEKQIRDTMFLFALIASIVTIIAFVIGQMLTQSIIYLTNIVFQFSAGNLDIRAKVNSKDEIGQLAKSFNNMALQLQTSLATLEQRVQERTAELVIAKETAEDANQKLEKLVNLDGLTQVANRRCLDGRLQAEWKLLTREQQPLSLILFDVDKFKLYNDYYGHLAGDDCLIRVAQTVQQTVRRPADLVARYGGEEFAILLPNTDLAGAINVAQSIQQAIHVLAIPHVQSDVENIVTVSLGVTSLIPTWEIKPDILIALADQALYNAKQQGRDRYFIAVSEDISQLH
- a CDS encoding lipid-A-disaccharide synthase-related protein; protein product: MSQSSSTSSRLRLLVLSNGHGEDIIAVRILQAFQEQSNPPEIFALPLVGEGHAYQNLGIPLIGSVRTMPSGGFIYMDNRQLMRDVRGGLVQLTLSQIQAMRRWVSSQKKSGKPVGVLAVGDIVPLLFAYFSGANYAFVGTAKSEYYVQDETGLLPRKSKSARWENFSGSIYHPWERWLMSRRLCRAVFPRDALTTEILKQWPIPAVDVGNPMMDGLVPSFGMQRFYTADTQQKELARPLVVTLLPGSRPPEAYHNWQVILEAVSAMLASLQERDAVGHSSGNVVFLAAIAPSLDTSQLTSSLQVQGWQPHTESPISLPDVNTLIFKQRNAYLLISQQAYNDCLHLGDVAIAMAGTATEQFVGLGKPAIAIPGQGPQYNYAFAEAQSRLLGDSLILIEKPVQAAKVMRSLLQNPDRLQIIAENGLRRMGQPGAARRIADCLAERLVLKSKK
- a CDS encoding hybrid sensor histidine kinase/response regulator, yielding MEETLRILVVDDDEVDRMAVRRALIQAGVKMELSEAGNGHEALLALTTTTFNCVFLDYRLPDQDGLTLIHRVHASEIKVPLVVLTAQGDEQIAVELMKAGATDYLSKSRVSSETLAQVLRNAMRVYSAEMQANLALQQLKESHEQLIRKNHELERQRQQIQLQNFKLIEASRLKTQFLATMSHELRTPMNAIIGFSQILLRPKFGQLTPQQTDMVERILNNGKHLLMLLNEVLDFSKLEAGRLELKSELFDLTKIVNATVTEMQSLAEAKKLALQIEINLENPWVFNDSIRVRQILVNLLSNAIKFTETGSIAVEIKELPDSRIEIAVRDTGIGIAPKDFQHIFEAFRQVDQSLTRKYPGTGLGLAIVDSLVRMMRGTIFIESELGVGSMFKVELPRQILSQDAAGNIPALNVDGENIFFSAHNPHQSSPQSRRSSMRYPHLKL
- a CDS encoding N-acetylmuramoyl-L-alanine amidase: MGRIFISAAHGGKEAGGIDPGSIAGGTTEAREMILLRDLIVTELRARTFEILAVPDDLSAADSIAWINSRGRRGDVALEIHADSASSPTVRGASVFYIANNNERKSNGELLLVGLLRRIPQLPNRGVKPDTDSGLGRLAFCRQTTLPSLLMQVGFLSSPDDRALLQNRRRDFALGIADGLASWSRVIDPTPGTPTEPTYPSINININGQNYSEQGILVNGNAYIPIDLVDRLRIDLTTAQNVNRITYRRVVYVKAVELRDFNISVAWDGGTRTVNLRSILVICKGQMDQIISRGNTSEVQLQLFLRNNNDNAVVKFPDLPKLYREEASIEGVNYDIAFCQMCLETGFLRFGGDIRAEQNNFAGLGSIGGGAAAAAFENARIGVRAHIQHLKAYASLEPLVNEVVDPRFRFVTRGIAPLISQLSGRWSADLDYGAKIIAMLQRLYESAGLM
- a CDS encoding ATP-binding protein; translation: MDKLEKLEIALAKNQHLQFLKNILPETIKFIGLMQQEGNLLGINQSALNFCGLTSSDVLGKPLWEACWWHNSQAAQEAIKIAVACAAAGESVHYEVEILGAGDRLLTFNFFIKPITNQQGQIIFLILPGQNLPDSQTGYDQSAASLPHHSRLDGQVKICPTDQGSHYKFTVDDDEPGIAPEYQQKVFSIFQTLTARDRQENTGIGLAIGKKIVETEGGTISLDSNSAIGSSFHFIWKKQSEK
- a CDS encoding ABC transporter substrate-binding protein encodes the protein MFKLLRYASIFLITACLLFACHGSVPTELKRPPLKVQFGSFVGEYPGIIAKEKGFFKAQGVDVELISKPYTRLEAANFSAGKYDGISLSLGSFIILSATNPDIQGVVVIDESTGADVVVAQPQIKSVADLRGKKLGANLGGFSEVFVIEMLKSANLSSDDVNLVQLEALDIPQNLKNNIIQAGHTWEPHLSEAIKLGEDILFTSKQTPGLILDMIVFRGDIIRDRPNDIRGFVQGWLQASNYWKANVQEGNAIISSVLKIPNNTISLAGINLSDLGANEKLFLSSSPNSIYKTAKIYADFFIRAGSMTRLPELKSLFNSSFLNPAS